In Desulfomonile tiedjei DSM 6799, a genomic segment contains:
- a CDS encoding Tm-1-like ATP-binding domain-containing protein, whose product MERIVLLISTLDTKCEETMFLRDKIRDLGAYPLVMDLSMSRDVPGADISPAQIAEAAGTNIEEIRASSERKKITNQMIAGAVKTAMHLFGENRLGGVIGLGGSTSSLMATEVMRAMPFGVPKLMVSSTAALPGLSTHYIGTGDISIFHTVIEISGLSKPLCNVLERAAGAIVGMASAEPLTVESARSEGRPLIALSMFGPTEHCANHIQNRLQREGYQVIGFSAAGVCDRAMEQMIGLEFFDGVVDLTPGGVGEEILGGMRAAGPERLTSAGKLGIPQVVAPGGVNLMSPRKSRYKPEYHQRRKYDLDALRTFIRLSDDEMKQVSEVFVEKLADAAGSTVLMFPTQGWSAVDRPSSHMFDADQDRIFLNVLREKLGARLDIREVDANLEDDRFAEAVEEVCLEVFPTPGTVWKSSSQFHITPEGRSHVSEELDVTSAILDSQ is encoded by the coding sequence ATGGAACGTATAGTCTTGCTGATATCCACCCTGGATACGAAATGTGAAGAGACGATGTTCCTCCGGGATAAGATTCGCGACCTTGGGGCATACCCTTTGGTCATGGATCTCAGTATGTCCAGGGATGTTCCCGGAGCGGACATATCTCCAGCCCAAATAGCTGAGGCTGCCGGCACGAATATTGAGGAGATAAGAGCCTCATCCGAGCGGAAAAAGATCACTAACCAGATGATTGCGGGTGCGGTGAAAACTGCTATGCATCTGTTCGGTGAAAATCGGTTGGGTGGCGTCATCGGCCTTGGCGGTTCCACCAGCAGTCTCATGGCAACTGAAGTAATGCGTGCCATGCCCTTCGGCGTTCCCAAACTGATGGTGTCCTCAACTGCTGCATTGCCGGGTCTATCCACGCACTACATAGGAACCGGTGATATATCCATTTTTCACACGGTCATCGAGATTTCCGGCTTGTCGAAGCCACTGTGCAATGTTCTGGAACGAGCTGCCGGAGCCATCGTTGGAATGGCATCGGCTGAACCGCTCACCGTGGAATCTGCACGATCCGAGGGACGGCCTCTGATAGCTCTTTCAATGTTCGGCCCTACGGAACATTGCGCGAACCATATTCAGAACCGTCTCCAGCGTGAGGGGTATCAGGTCATTGGATTCTCAGCGGCAGGTGTTTGCGATCGCGCCATGGAGCAGATGATCGGCCTGGAATTTTTCGACGGTGTAGTGGATCTTACTCCGGGTGGTGTTGGAGAAGAAATTCTCGGGGGAATGAGGGCCGCGGGACCGGAACGTCTGACGAGCGCCGGAAAGTTAGGTATTCCTCAAGTAGTGGCTCCTGGAGGCGTTAATCTGATGAGTCCCCGCAAATCCAGGTACAAGCCTGAATACCATCAGAGAAGAAAATATGATCTTGACGCGCTACGTACTTTCATCCGACTATCGGATGACGAGATGAAACAGGTTTCCGAAGTTTTTGTTGAAAAGTTGGCCGACGCTGCAGGGTCCACTGTACTGATGTTCCCGACTCAGGGCTGGTCTGCAGTGGATAGACCTTCAAGTCACATGTTTGATGCAGATCAGGATCGTATTTTCTTGAATGTCTTGAGAGAAAAACTTGGTGCGAGACTGGATATCAGGGAAGTGGATGCCAATCTAGAGGACGACCGCTTTGCGGAAGCCGTTGAAGAGGTTTGCCTGGAAGTATTCCCGACTCCCGGAACCGTCTGGAAATCTTCTTCACAATTTCATATCACCCCAGAAGGGAGATCACATGTTAGTGAAGAACTGGATGTTACCTCAGCAATTCTCGATTCCCAGTGA
- a CDS encoding Tm-1-like ATP-binding domain-containing protein → MQPTVAIVATLDTKGEEVAYLRELIQADGCNTIVIDVGTLHPPTATPDISRSQVVEAAGYGVDILNRQKNRRASVQAVIEGASAVVAKLYDQSRFEAVMSVGGGTGTHIGMSVMRCLPLGVPKLMVSTVASRDMSQLVGTKDIAVMHSVIDILGLNPISKRILKSAAAAIVGMASKAGPIASEKPIIGLTSFGFITEGATSVKKLLEDTGYEVAPFHANGTGGMAMEDLIDQGLIDGVLDFALHEFSDALYNGYCGGIGPGRLESAGKRGIPQVVVPGGLDCIVLEFDSIETMPSDMKGRSVFWYDFRSGVRTDRCDVIRLAQIIGEKLNRSNGPVRFIVPRLGWSEADCQGGPLFDPETNSAFLAELKSILDSRIPVIEVEAHINSKEFAAVAVSHLHELMKSASTCSAEARRVLSQ, encoded by the coding sequence GTGCAGCCTACAGTCGCCATTGTAGCCACTCTTGATACCAAGGGCGAAGAGGTGGCTTACCTGAGGGAGTTGATCCAAGCAGATGGATGCAATACCATCGTCATAGACGTGGGCACTTTGCATCCACCAACTGCCACACCGGATATTTCCCGTAGCCAGGTTGTAGAGGCAGCAGGGTACGGTGTCGATATTCTCAACCGACAAAAGAATCGGCGGGCATCGGTCCAAGCGGTCATTGAGGGAGCTTCGGCGGTCGTTGCCAAACTCTACGATCAATCCCGGTTCGAGGCTGTTATGTCAGTCGGTGGTGGAACAGGCACTCACATAGGCATGAGTGTTATGCGTTGTCTGCCTCTGGGAGTTCCAAAGTTGATGGTTTCCACCGTTGCGTCGAGAGATATGAGTCAACTTGTTGGAACAAAGGATATCGCGGTAATGCATTCGGTGATAGATATACTCGGACTGAACCCTATCAGCAAACGCATACTCAAGAGTGCAGCCGCCGCAATCGTCGGAATGGCATCAAAAGCCGGGCCGATTGCATCAGAAAAGCCTATCATCGGATTGACTTCGTTCGGGTTCATCACTGAAGGCGCCACGAGCGTCAAGAAACTGCTGGAAGACACCGGATATGAGGTTGCTCCGTTCCACGCCAATGGAACGGGCGGCATGGCTATGGAAGATCTTATCGATCAGGGACTTATCGACGGTGTCCTGGATTTCGCTCTGCACGAGTTTTCAGACGCTTTGTATAATGGGTATTGCGGCGGAATAGGGCCGGGCCGTTTGGAGTCGGCAGGTAAAAGAGGCATTCCCCAAGTGGTTGTTCCTGGCGGCCTGGACTGCATCGTATTGGAATTCGACTCAATCGAGACAATGCCATCAGATATGAAAGGCCGCAGCGTGTTTTGGTACGACTTTCGGTCCGGAGTGCGTACGGATCGCTGTGATGTGATCCGCCTGGCCCAAATAATTGGCGAAAAACTCAATCGATCCAACGGTCCGGTTCGCTTTATAGTTCCTCGTTTGGGCTGGTCGGAAGCAGATTGCCAAGGGGGCCCTCTTTTCGATCCTGAAACCAACAGCGCATTTTTGGCCGAATTGAAGAGCATCCTTGACAGCCGCATTCCTGTGATAGAGGTGGAAGCTCATATCAACTCAAAAGAATTTGCAGCAGTGGCAGTGTCGCATCTCCATGAATTGATGAAATCAGCCTCAACGTGTTCGGCAGAAGCCCGGAGGGTGCTATCTCAATAA
- a CDS encoding CBS domain-containing protein: MLVKNWMLPQQFSIPSDALAVEAVTIIRENNLKMLPVVDGGRLRGVVHRRDLSEAAYCVSGSGDVCELNYFCNKLKVKDVMVRMPLTISVDDTVEETLIKGRDMMMSTFPVLDGEKVVGVVSDREIFVTLFKLLEAGQQRLRVTLTDVTLEGGTLSKILRIVDNCGGVARSIFTVPEKNGQVRVVLRAECDDPETVRKAFEKDGYRILEFSA, encoded by the coding sequence ATGTTAGTGAAGAACTGGATGTTACCTCAGCAATTCTCGATTCCCAGTGACGCTCTGGCCGTCGAAGCAGTCACCATAATACGGGAAAACAATCTCAAGATGCTTCCCGTAGTTGATGGAGGGCGTCTTCGGGGTGTAGTCCATCGCCGCGATCTGAGTGAGGCCGCATACTGTGTTAGTGGCAGTGGAGATGTCTGTGAGCTAAACTACTTCTGCAATAAGCTCAAAGTAAAAGACGTCATGGTCCGAATGCCCCTGACGATCTCGGTAGATGATACGGTAGAGGAAACGCTTATCAAAGGACGGGATATGATGATGAGTACTTTCCCGGTCCTCGATGGAGAGAAAGTGGTAGGCGTTGTATCCGATAGGGAGATTTTTGTTACTCTTTTCAAACTCCTGGAAGCGGGGCAGCAGCGCCTTCGCGTGACCCTCACCGATGTCACTTTGGAGGGAGGAACGTTATCGAAGATACTTCGTATCGTTGATAATTGCGGCGGAGTCGCTCGCTCGATCTTTACCGTACCGGAAAAGAATGGGCAGGTGCGAGTAGTTTTGAGGGCAGAGTGCGACGACCCTGAAACCGTGAGGAAAGCCTTTGAAAAAGACGGATACAGAATACTGGAGTTTTCGGCATAA
- a CDS encoding damage-control phosphatase ARMT1 family protein produces the protein MLLTPDCIHCIFRASLNAIRSLTDDEAITKRLSRRILEIPALRGLEWSVTSPQVIESAWRTITETFGEKDPYEQLKERQTLKAIELYPRLRTLIDESPRPVETAIKLAVVGNWIDLMWMQGSDDIEFLVSELEKPVAHSKSLERVADEILSAERLVYLGDNAGEIVFDKLLIETILRFHEVKTYYVVRSRPTLNDATLREARMAGMQDITLVLENGIDGPFPGTSIPRCSERVQELLTEADLVISKGGGNFDSLHEERRLLKKIAFLLVSKCNPYVSHFDVPLKQPIISLYSDGKQA, from the coding sequence ATGTTACTGACACCAGATTGTATCCATTGCATCTTCAGAGCCTCACTCAATGCAATCCGAAGCTTGACAGACGACGAAGCGATTACGAAACGCTTGTCTCGGAGAATTCTCGAAATTCCCGCCCTGAGAGGTCTCGAATGGTCTGTTACGAGTCCCCAGGTGATCGAGTCCGCGTGGCGCACGATCACAGAGACTTTTGGAGAAAAGGATCCCTACGAGCAGCTTAAAGAGCGGCAGACCTTAAAAGCGATTGAACTGTACCCTAGATTGAGAACACTCATTGACGAATCTCCCCGTCCAGTGGAGACGGCGATCAAGCTCGCAGTGGTGGGAAACTGGATCGATTTAATGTGGATGCAAGGTTCCGATGATATTGAGTTTCTAGTATCCGAACTCGAGAAACCAGTCGCTCACTCCAAGTCACTCGAGAGAGTCGCAGATGAAATATTGTCCGCTGAACGTCTGGTTTACCTTGGGGATAACGCAGGTGAGATAGTATTCGACAAGCTCCTTATTGAAACAATACTGCGTTTTCATGAAGTCAAAACGTATTACGTGGTTCGCAGTCGGCCCACATTGAACGATGCGACTCTCAGAGAAGCCCGGATGGCGGGAATGCAGGACATCACACTTGTTCTCGAAAACGGAATTGATGGACCTTTTCCTGGAACATCTATTCCGAGATGCTCTGAACGAGTCCAAGAGTTGCTCACTGAAGCCGATCTCGTAATCTCCAAGGGCGGAGGTAATTTCGATTCACTACATGAAGAGAGGCGCCTTCTCAAAAAGATTGCTTTTCTTCTTGTGAGTAAATGCAATCCGTACGTGTCTCATTTCGACGTTCCACTCAAGCAGCCTATAATCTCACTCTATTCCGATGGGAAACAGGCATAG
- a CDS encoding AMP-binding protein has protein sequence MKPIRYKEDMVNEFLKNGYWTHETFYDFWERNAREYGDKEALVDSKYRLTWAEAKRLVDAMAVSWVEMGIPKHSRMIVQSPNSVYGFLARIACERAGLISLTVYPYLRQRELEYMVERTQASAVIILTMYNKFNYLEMYEGLQKQFPHLKNIFLFDDEVPASAPAGTYSLTSIVNERAQKPVSESALAERRLDPIWDVALLTTTSGTTGIPKLVEWPTAPRVCTSKARVDIWNLSKDDITMAIAPHAGGAAGTLTYFAAPLAGAKTVMLEEFSPDGALALIEKERATAIGVVPTHLVRMLDADASKYDLSSLRFIRSAGGYLSPQIAEEAEKAFGASITSDLGTQDMGSVSGCRVEDSRDLRRRTVGRMLPGNQVRLVDESGKNEVPDGEPGVLYFRGPHAPAGYYRDEELTATVFDPNGWTTTGDIVKFDQECLWILGRAKDMIIRGGQNIYPAEIEGLLNDHPKVVSVAVVGYPDREMGERACAYVIPRNGREFTFQEMVDFLKSKNIAMFKLPERLEIVAEFPTVGDSGKVNKEVLKKEIKEKVASEGKS, from the coding sequence TTGAAACCGATTCGTTACAAAGAAGACATGGTGAATGAGTTCCTTAAAAACGGTTATTGGACCCATGAGACTTTTTATGATTTTTGGGAAAGAAATGCCCGCGAATACGGCGACAAGGAAGCCTTGGTCGATTCAAAGTACCGCTTGACCTGGGCCGAAGCGAAGCGCCTCGTGGATGCGATGGCCGTTTCATGGGTTGAAATGGGTATCCCGAAGCATTCCCGTATGATCGTCCAATCACCAAACAGCGTATATGGTTTCCTGGCCAGGATTGCATGCGAACGTGCCGGTCTGATCTCGCTGACAGTATATCCTTATCTTCGTCAGAGGGAACTGGAGTACATGGTCGAACGGACTCAGGCATCAGCGGTCATCATTCTGACTATGTACAACAAATTCAACTACCTGGAAATGTATGAGGGACTGCAAAAGCAGTTTCCGCATTTGAAGAATATCTTCCTGTTTGACGACGAAGTCCCTGCTTCCGCACCGGCTGGAACCTATTCACTTACGAGCATTGTTAACGAGCGGGCGCAAAAGCCAGTGAGCGAGTCTGCCCTGGCTGAAAGGAGACTCGATCCTATATGGGATGTCGCTCTGCTCACAACCACATCGGGAACCACCGGAATTCCCAAACTTGTGGAATGGCCGACAGCCCCTCGCGTGTGTACGTCCAAGGCTCGGGTAGATATCTGGAACCTTTCCAAGGACGACATTACCATGGCCATCGCACCACATGCCGGCGGAGCAGCCGGTACGCTAACCTATTTTGCTGCACCCCTGGCAGGAGCAAAGACGGTCATGCTGGAGGAGTTTTCTCCTGACGGGGCCTTGGCCCTTATCGAAAAGGAAAGAGCCACTGCCATAGGAGTCGTGCCCACTCACCTGGTAAGAATGCTCGATGCTGACGCCTCCAAGTATGACCTGAGCTCGCTTCGTTTTATCCGTTCCGCGGGAGGGTATCTTTCCCCTCAAATAGCAGAAGAAGCAGAGAAGGCTTTCGGTGCTTCCATTACCAGCGATCTGGGTACCCAGGACATGGGGTCCGTGTCCGGATGCCGGGTGGAAGACTCCAGAGACCTGCGTCGCAGAACCGTAGGTCGTATGCTTCCGGGAAATCAGGTTCGTCTCGTGGACGAATCGGGTAAGAACGAAGTGCCTGACGGAGAACCCGGGGTGCTTTACTTCAGAGGGCCCCACGCTCCGGCCGGTTACTACCGGGATGAAGAACTCACCGCGACCGTTTTCGATCCAAATGGCTGGACTACCACGGGCGACATCGTGAAATTCGACCAGGAATGTCTCTGGATACTGGGCAGAGCCAAGGACATGATCATTCGTGGAGGCCAGAATATTTATCCGGCTGAAATCGAGGGCTTACTCAACGATCATCCTAAAGTTGTGTCAGTTGCGGTCGTAGGATATCCGGACAGGGAAATGGGCGAGCGGGCCTGTGCTTACGTGATCCCGAGGAACGGCCGGGAATTTACGTTCCAGGAAATGGTGGATTTCCTGAAATCCAAGAATATAGCGATGTTCAAGCTTCCCGAACGGCTCGAGATAGTAGCCGAATTTCCGACTGTCGGCGATTCGGGGAAAGTGAACAAAGAGGTTCTCAAAAAAGAAATCAAAGAAAAGGTAGCCTCAGAGGGGAAATCCTGA